The sequence ATCGCGCAGACCGTGCTGTTCCATCACGCCCGGGGGCAGCTCAGCGAGGCGCGCCTGCGACAGATAAGGAGGCGATACCTGGTCCGGCGGCTCCTGGACGACTGGGGATATCAGGCGATCGTGCGCCCTTACCTTGCGCGCGAGGTGGTCCCTAGGTTGGGCGCGGACTCCTCCGCCCTGGGCCCGCACGCGGCTGCGGTGCAGGAGGCGGCGCTTCAGCGGATGCGGGAGGAGATACTGCCGCCGGTGGTCCGCGCCCTGGGCCCCTTCGTGCTCGAGGGGATCGCGTTCCCCTGGGATCGGCTGTTCGAGGTAGAGGTGAAGCTGCCGGATGAGGCGCAGGGCATCTAACCGGCGAGGCGCGAGGGAACCTGACCTATGAGGCGCGAGGCATTTGATGTTGCGGTGATAGGCGGCGGGCCCGCGGGCACGGTGGCGGCCGTGGCCGCGGCGCGCGAAGGCGCGCGCGTCGCCCTTGTCGAGCGATACGGCTTCCTGGGCGGCTCCCTGACCGCGGCGATGGTCGCGCCGATGATGGGATTCCATGCGGGCGGGCGTCAGGTGGTCGCCGGTATCCCCGAGGAGGTCGTGGCGCGCCTGCGGGCGATCGGCGCATCGCCGGGCCACGTGCCTGATCCGATTGACTTCTGCCACACCGTGACGCCGTTCGATCACGAAGGGCTCAAGCGCGTGCTGCTGGAGATGGCCACGGAGGCCGGCGTCGAGTTGTGGCTACACACCGTGTTCCTCGACGCCCGGGCCGCCGGTGGCGTAGTGCGCGCCGCGCGGGTCTGGCAGAAGGACGGCATCAAGGAGCTGCGCGCGCCGGTCTACGTGGACGCCTCGGGTGACGGCGACCTCTCGGTGGCCGCCGGGGCCTCTTCTGAGATCGGGCGCGCAGCAGACGGCCGCACGCAGCCGATGACGCTGGTATTCCGGCTCGGTGGGGTGGACTGGTCGGCCGTGATGGAGCACCTGGAACGCCATCCGGACGAGATACAGCACGGCCAGGGAGTCCACGACCGCATTGACATCGGGTGGCTGAAGGGATTGCCCTGTCGAGGCTTCGCGGGCTTCGGCGCCGAGGTGCGGCACGCCCGCGAGAGCGGGGAGTGGGCGGTCCCACGCGACCGGCTGCTCGTGTTCGAGGGTGTGCGTCCCACCGAGGCAATCGTCAACACGACGCGCGTGCTCGACCGGCTCGGGACCTCTGGCGGGGATCTCTCGCGCGCCGAGGTCGAAGGGCGGCGTCAGGCATACGCGGTCGCGGAGCTCCTGCGGCGCAGGATCCCCGGGTTCGCCGGCGCGTACCTGCTCGAGACGCCGGCGCAGATCGGCGTGCGCGAGACGCGGCGCATCACCGGCGACTACATCCTGACCGCGGAGGACATTCTCTCCGCGCGCAAGTTCGACGACGCGATCGCCTGCGGGGCGTATCCGGTGGACATTCACGACCCGACGTCGGATCGCCTCGTGGTGCGGCGCCTGCCCGAGGGCGAGTTCTACACGATTCCATACCGATGCCTGCTGCCACGCGGCGGAGGGAACTGGCTGGTGGCGGGCCGGTGCATCTCCGCGACGCACGAGGCGTTCGCGGCGTTCCGTGTCTCGGCGATCGTGATGGCGATCGCGCAGGCGGCAGGTACCGCCGCGGCGATGGCCGCGCGGGAGGGGATCTCGCCACGTGAGGTGGACCCCCAGGCCCTGCGGCGCGTCCTGCGCGAGAGGGGGGCGTTCGTGTGACTGACCCGCTCTCTCGGTGGGGCCTCCTGATCGTCAGCCTGCCGCGCAACGACGGCGCGCTGGCGCGGGCGGCCGCGGATGCGGGCGCCGACCTGCTCAAGGCCCACGTCAACGTGCACCACCGCGCCTCG is a genomic window of Armatimonadota bacterium containing:
- a CDS encoding FAD-dependent oxidoreductase, producing MRREAFDVAVIGGGPAGTVAAVAAAREGARVALVERYGFLGGSLTAAMVAPMMGFHAGGRQVVAGIPEEVVARLRAIGASPGHVPDPIDFCHTVTPFDHEGLKRVLLEMATEAGVELWLHTVFLDARAAGGVVRAARVWQKDGIKELRAPVYVDASGDGDLSVAAGASSEIGRAADGRTQPMTLVFRLGGVDWSAVMEHLERHPDEIQHGQGVHDRIDIGWLKGLPCRGFAGFGAEVRHARESGEWAVPRDRLLVFEGVRPTEAIVNTTRVLDRLGTSGGDLSRAEVEGRRQAYAVAELLRRRIPGFAGAYLLETPAQIGVRETRRITGDYILTAEDILSARKFDDAIACGAYPVDIHDPTSDRLVVRRLPEGEFYTIPYRCLLPRGGGNWLVAGRCISATHEAFAAFRVSAIVMAIAQAAGTAAAMAAREGISPREVDPQALRRVLRERGAFV